Proteins from a genomic interval of Nocardia sp. BMG51109:
- the narJ gene encoding nitrate reductase molybdenum cofactor assembly chaperone has translation MSLLKLRRRPEPAVRMPERDRRLVWRIAALLLDYPGEKTLGMAEELSAAIAELPDGVRDDLDRFLVHLCTTEPLTLAQQYVETFDLRRRASLHLTYYAYGDTRKRGMALLRFKHAYRHAGAELDDTELPDHLPVLLEFAATVDPIGGERLLGEHVPVIELLRLSLSDSGSPYAGVLAAVVATLPPLTTADRRRIAELAAQGPPEEEVGLDPFAMDPSLFAGTEGRR, from the coding sequence ATGAGCCTGCTGAAACTACGCCGCCGCCCCGAGCCGGCCGTGCGGATGCCCGAGCGCGACCGCCGCCTGGTGTGGCGGATAGCGGCACTACTGCTCGACTACCCCGGCGAGAAAACCCTGGGTATGGCGGAGGAACTGAGTGCCGCCATCGCGGAATTGCCGGACGGGGTGCGCGACGACCTGGACCGCTTCCTCGTCCATCTGTGCACCACGGAACCGCTCACCCTGGCCCAGCAGTACGTCGAGACCTTCGACCTGCGCCGCCGCGCCAGCCTGCACCTGACCTACTACGCCTACGGCGACACCCGCAAGCGCGGCATGGCCCTGCTCAGGTTCAAGCACGCCTACCGCCACGCCGGCGCCGAACTCGACGACACGGAGCTGCCGGACCACCTCCCGGTGCTGCTGGAGTTCGCCGCCACCGTCGATCCGATCGGCGGCGAACGCCTGCTCGGCGAGCACGTCCCCGTCATCGAGTTGCTGCGACTGTCGCTGTCGGACAGCGGATCTCCGTACGCGGGCGTCCTCGCCGCCGTGGTCGCGACCCTCCCGCCGCTGACCACCGCGGACCGCCGCCGCATCGCCGAGCTCGCCGCCCAGGGCCCGCCGGAGGAAGAGGTCGGCCTGGACCCGTTCGCCATGGACCCCTCGCTGTTCGCCGGAACGGAAGGCCGACGATGA